A part of Apodemus sylvaticus chromosome 19, mApoSyl1.1, whole genome shotgun sequence genomic DNA contains:
- the LOC127670004 gene encoding eukaryotic translation initiation factor 1-like has translation MSAIQNLHSFDPFADASKGDDLLPAGTEDYIHIRIQQRNGRKTLTTVQGIADDYDKKKLVKAFKKKFACNGTVIEQHPESGEVIQLQGDQRKNICQFLIGIGLAKDDQLKVHGFQVLVAL, from the coding sequence ATGTCCGCTATCCAGAACCTCCACTCTTTCGACCCCTTTGCTGATGCAAGTAAGGGTGATGACCTGCTTCCTGCTGGCACTGAGGATTATATCCATATAAGAATTCAACAGAGAAACGGCAGGAAGACCCTTACAACTGTCCAAGGGATCGCTGATGATTATGATAAAAAGAAACTAGTGAAGGCGTTTAAGAAGAAATTTGCCTGCAATGGTACTGTAATTGAGCAGCATCCAGAATCTGGAGAAGTAATTCAGCTACAGGGTGACCAGCGCAAGAACATATGCCAGTTCCTGATAGGGATTGGACTGGCTAAGGACGATCAGCTGAAGGTTCATGGGTTTCAAGTGCTTGTGGCTCTCTGA